Proteins encoded by one window of Lactobacillus paragasseri:
- a CDS encoding helix-turn-helix domain-containing protein: MNIGEALKQYRTNAGLTQKEFTQNILSPAHYSKIERNLHEISANDLLKLLSQNKIRYSDFFSSLDQNNVNDQDEKLSEQLLSAYYDRNLDKAKEIYTQINTSNDDLLKLQAQLILNTLQSGRHKFPKNKDKIIQKVFSGTHWLNDSHKILILATFIEVLDPFDLPFFLNQIYQKYQNNLGKQTLKIQESVASFCINYLYSASQNRNISSTNKAIQLLTQLTEYPELGIEKIIGYYYHCYFTNQKEQLKPIITILKKSNLSKTINILPQ, translated from the coding sequence ATGAATATTGGCGAAGCATTAAAACAATATCGTACTAACGCAGGACTAACTCAAAAAGAATTCACTCAAAATATCCTTTCTCCAGCGCATTACTCGAAAATAGAACGTAATCTACATGAAATTTCAGCAAATGACCTGCTAAAACTGTTGAGTCAAAATAAAATACGTTATTCAGATTTTTTCTCATCCCTCGATCAAAACAACGTAAACGACCAAGATGAAAAACTTAGTGAGCAATTATTATCTGCTTACTATGATCGAAATCTTGATAAAGCAAAGGAAATCTATACTCAAATTAATACATCTAATGATGATTTACTTAAATTACAAGCTCAACTTATTCTCAATACTCTACAATCAGGTCGTCATAAATTTCCTAAAAACAAAGATAAAATTATACAAAAAGTCTTTTCAGGTACTCATTGGCTCAATGATTCTCACAAAATTCTGATATTAGCTACCTTTATTGAAGTTCTTGATCCCTTTGACTTACCTTTCTTTTTAAATCAAATTTATCAGAAATATCAAAACAATCTTGGTAAACAAACTCTAAAAATTCAAGAAAGCGTTGCATCTTTCTGTATCAACTATTTATATTCAGCATCCCAAAACAGAAATATTAGTTCAACTAATAAAGCTATTCAACTATTAACTCAATTAACAGAATATCCCGAATTAGGTATTGAGAAAATTATAGGTTATTACTATCATTGTTACTTTACAAATCAAAAAGAACAATTAAAGCCCATTATTACTATTTTAAAGAAAAGTAACTTAAGTAAAACAATAAATATCTTGCCACAATAA
- a CDS encoding ATP-binding cassette domain-containing protein: protein MKKFINKKYFALSILLSCLSGLELPFGTWSYSEIFSLITEKNIPNTIRMVAVITIAQILLVIIKYLNTRILNRNIACFNQNVREFLMKSNFIEISENNVSKQISFLSNDLNLIEENYLKQLFQLISMIVTIVGTSIVAVGNSFLLTLVFISFAIFSSIIPKFFSKKTAQQSNNWSTSTGTYITFMSDFLKNIRTVLNYNALDTFIKKGQKIITQSTENKRLRDNTIAKSNFWVNIFVYSFDFLPIGIGIIMVIKGMLTLASFVAVQYSSTWIINSFYSINSCRNQMSSAKPMIDKLLSFKPEEFDKNIPNSNLNTLTLNNISFGYKPGELVLDKINLKIKRGDKLLLTGKSGQGKSTLLNLLTGQLKPTKGNVLVNGMTNQNYTFSEVQQTSQIFNDTLLFNLTLGKKFDDFKITEAIKKAGLLPYVNRYGLNTIIEENGNNLSGGEKKRIELARAFLYERDFLIVDEGTASLDPTTANQIHEVFLDSPLTVIEIDHHIPPKIMQMFNHHYDLHDKQLERIF, encoded by the coding sequence ATGAAGAAGTTTATCAACAAAAAATATTTTGCCTTAAGCATCTTGCTTTCATGCTTGAGTGGCTTAGAATTGCCTTTTGGAACTTGGTCATATTCAGAAATATTCTCTTTAATTACTGAAAAAAATATTCCTAATACTATCAGGATGGTAGCAGTTATTACTATTGCCCAAATTCTTTTGGTCATTATTAAGTATTTGAATACACGGATACTTAACAGAAATATCGCTTGTTTTAATCAAAACGTGCGTGAATTTCTAATGAAAAGCAACTTTATTGAAATCAGTGAAAACAATGTATCAAAGCAAATTTCTTTTCTTTCAAATGATCTTAACTTAATAGAAGAGAACTATTTGAAGCAACTTTTTCAATTAATTTCAATGATTGTAACAATTGTCGGTACTTCAATAGTTGCAGTTGGCAATAGTTTTTTATTAACTTTAGTTTTTATTTCATTCGCTATTTTTTCAAGTATTATCCCTAAGTTTTTTAGCAAGAAAACAGCCCAGCAGTCAAATAATTGGAGTACTTCTACTGGAACTTACATAACATTTATGTCCGATTTTTTAAAGAATATTAGGACAGTTTTAAATTACAATGCATTAGATACCTTTATTAAAAAAGGGCAAAAAATTATTACTCAATCTACTGAAAATAAGAGATTACGTGATAATACAATTGCTAAAAGCAATTTTTGGGTTAATATATTCGTTTATTCTTTTGACTTTTTACCTATTGGAATAGGAATAATTATGGTCATCAAAGGGATGCTTACTCTAGCCTCATTTGTAGCTGTCCAATACTCCAGTACTTGGATTATTAACAGTTTTTACAGTATTAATAGCTGCCGTAATCAAATGTCATCAGCCAAACCTATGATAGATAAGCTACTTTCTTTTAAACCAGAAGAATTTGACAAAAATATTCCTAATTCTAACCTAAATACCTTAACCCTTAACAATATTAGCTTTGGATATAAGCCAGGAGAATTAGTACTAGACAAAATCAACTTAAAAATTAAAAGAGGTGATAAATTATTACTTACTGGTAAGTCTGGTCAAGGAAAGTCTACCCTTCTTAATCTTTTAACTGGTCAACTAAAACCTACTAAAGGAAACGTGCTCGTCAATGGGATGACCAATCAAAATTATACATTTAGTGAGGTACAACAGACTTCTCAAATATTTAATGATACTTTACTTTTCAACCTAACATTAGGTAAAAAGTTTGATGATTTCAAAATTACAGAAGCTATCAAAAAGGCTGGACTATTGCCATATGTTAATCGGTATGGCTTAAATACGATTATAGAAGAAAATGGAAATAACTTATCTGGCGGTGAAAAGAAACGAATAGAATTGGCACGAGCTTTTCTATATGAAAGAGATTTTTTAATTGTTGACGAAGGGACAGCTTCGCTTGATCCCACCACAGCTAATCAGATTCATGAAGTGTTCTTAGATTCTCCATTAACAGTAATTGAAATAGATCATCATATTCCACCTAAAATTATGCAAATGTTTAATCATCATTATGATCTGCACGACAAGCAATTAGAACGGATATTCTAA
- a CDS encoding ECF transporter S component has translation MINKKTFRIAISAIFVAIILVQTFVPYIGYIRILPGLPSITTIPLTVALAGCLMGPGFGTSIGLFWGLLSLFIAYTQPGDIVSMLLFRNIFIALVPRAAAGFIAGMIGQAAKDESKLQKTVVYTIAGLCTSLANTLLVISITSLWFMNNPAALLQSLGQTQNSAPLIAILLSVLGVNGVVEAIFTAILTPAIAMPLKQVMKRKMS, from the coding sequence ATGATTAATAAGAAGACTTTTAGAATTGCTATTAGTGCTATTTTTGTTGCAATTATTTTAGTTCAGACTTTTGTTCCTTACATCGGCTACATTAGAATTCTGCCGGGATTGCCTTCAATTACAACTATTCCTTTGACCGTGGCTTTAGCTGGTTGCTTAATGGGACCTGGGTTCGGTACGTCGATTGGCTTATTTTGGGGCTTATTAAGTTTATTTATTGCTTATACGCAACCTGGCGATATTGTCAGCATGTTGTTGTTTCGAAATATCTTTATTGCGTTAGTTCCGCGGGCAGCAGCTGGCTTTATTGCTGGAATGATTGGTCAAGCTGCAAAAGATGAATCAAAACTTCAGAAGACCGTTGTTTATACAATTGCAGGCTTATGTACGTCACTTGCTAATACTTTACTGGTGATTAGTATTACTAGTTTATGGTTTATGAATAATCCAGCTGCCTTGCTTCAAAGCCTAGGCCAAACTCAAAATTCAGCTCCTTTAATTGCAATTTTATTAAGTGTTTTAGGTGTTAATGGTGTTGTAGAAGCAATCTTTACTGCTATCCTTACGCCAGCAATTGCGATGCCTTTGAAGCAAGTAATGAAAAGGAAGATGAGTTAA
- a CDS encoding glycosyltransferase family 32 protein translates to MIPKKIHYVWVGHNPKSPLIKECLTTWKKKLPDYEIIEWNESNFDMHENRYLEEAYRAKKWAFVSDYIRARAIYEQGGIYLDTDVRILKKLDPLLKNQAFIGFENNDYLSAAIFGAEAYHPFIKDILDYYQDKEFTFDKNNQMAGVNSLSVTDILKEKYGLKTGNCEQLLKDGVHVYPDGFLCNPSKDSYSIHLFTGTWIDGQQSVKQKIVTGLKRRISSPRQASLYQKLIRK, encoded by the coding sequence ATGATTCCTAAAAAAATTCATTACGTCTGGGTAGGACATAACCCCAAGTCGCCATTAATTAAAGAGTGTCTTACGACTTGGAAAAAGAAGTTGCCTGACTATGAAATTATTGAGTGGAATGAAAGTAATTTTGATATGCATGAGAATCGCTATCTTGAAGAAGCTTATCGGGCTAAAAAATGGGCCTTTGTGTCTGACTATATTCGCGCTCGTGCTATTTATGAACAGGGCGGAATCTATTTAGATACAGATGTTAGAATTCTTAAAAAGCTAGATCCACTTTTAAAGAATCAGGCGTTTATTGGTTTTGAAAATAATGACTACTTGTCAGCTGCTATTTTTGGTGCAGAGGCCTATCATCCATTCATAAAAGATATTCTTGATTATTATCAAGACAAAGAGTTTACTTTTGACAAAAATAATCAAATGGCGGGCGTGAATAGTTTGTCAGTAACTGATATTTTGAAAGAAAAGTATGGGCTAAAAACAGGTAACTGCGAGCAGCTTTTAAAAGATGGCGTTCATGTTTATCCAGATGGCTTTTTGTGTAATCCAAGTAAAGATTCATACTCTATTCACTTATTTACTGGTACTTGGATTGATGGGCAGCAGTCAGTAAAGCAAAAAATTGTGACCGGTCTAAAGAGAAGAATATCCTCTCCAAGACAGGCTAGTTTATATCAAAAATTAATTCGAAAATAA
- a CDS encoding glycoside hydrolase family 73 protein, producing the protein MPRRRRQKNIQYVIARAFAICFTLVVILSGFLYWRHEVAVNEQLRQAQLEKERALQSKERFIKVVAPIAQRADKPYGLFPSVTIAQACLESNFGQSELSKKYYNLFGVKGTDPNTSRELTTSEFVNDHWETVTGRFQVYNSYEESIQAHTRLFVNGTSWNKDQYQHVLAAKDYASQAQALETDGYATDPGYAKKLIDLIKEFNLTQYD; encoded by the coding sequence ATGCCGCGTAGACGCCGCCAAAAAAATATTCAATATGTAATTGCAAGAGCCTTTGCTATTTGCTTTACTTTGGTAGTAATTTTATCAGGCTTTTTGTACTGGCGTCACGAGGTCGCGGTTAATGAACAATTAAGGCAAGCGCAGTTAGAAAAGGAACGCGCTCTTCAAAGTAAAGAAAGGTTTATTAAAGTAGTAGCTCCAATTGCTCAAAGAGCAGATAAGCCTTATGGTTTATTTCCAAGTGTTACCATTGCGCAAGCATGCTTAGAAAGTAATTTTGGTCAAAGTGAGCTTTCAAAAAAATATTATAATTTGTTCGGTGTCAAGGGAACCGATCCTAATACTAGCCGAGAGCTGACGACTTCGGAATTTGTTAATGATCACTGGGAAACTGTAACTGGTCGTTTTCAAGTTTATAATTCTTATGAAGAATCTATTCAGGCACATACGCGGTTATTTGTGAATGGAACTAGCTGGAATAAAGATCAATATCAGCATGTTTTAGCTGCAAAAGATTATGCAAGTCAAGCGCAAGCTTTAGAGACGGATGGTTATGCGACTGATCCAGGTTATGCTAAAAAGCTAATTGATTTAATTAAAGAGTTCAATTTAACGCAATATGATTAA
- a CDS encoding calcium-translocating P-type ATPase, PMCA-type, whose product MKEKYYAQDISQIEKELHTSLDNGLSDDEAKKRLASEGPNSLASKKKRSMFMRFIDQFKDFMIIVLIVAAVLSGVVANEWTDAAIIMIVVLLNAILGVIQEARSEAAIDALKEMSTPNAHVRRGGAILEIPSTDIVPGDVVLLEAGDVVPADMRLAKTASLKVEESALTGESVPVEKDSDILKADDVALGDRVNMAYANTNVTYGRAEGIVVGTGMKTEVGKIATMLNNADETATPLKENLNQLGKTLTIMILAICVIVFVVGMFTKQGSEPTNKLIIDMFLVAVSLAVAAIPEGLPAIVTIILALGTQTMAKHRAIVRKLPAVETLGATDIICSDKTGTLTQNQMTVEKVYYDGELHNDEEAVKVDNPAMMAMILANDTKIEDGGRLLGDPTETALIQYAFDQNVKVEDLLKKDSRVQEVPFDSERKLMSTVNHYGDKFFVAVKGAPDELLKRVTKIEKKGQVTPVSDSEKENILASNKNMAEQALRVLGLAYKIVDKAYDDPTTNNVEQDLIFAGLVGMIDPERPEAKAAVAEAKSAGIRTVMITGDHQITAAAIASRLGILETGSDKDKSVITGAELDKLSDDYFNKHVQDYSVYARVSPENKVRIVKAWQANNKIVAMTGDGVNDAPSLKQADIGIGMGITGTEVSKGAADMVLADDNFATIVEAIKQGRKVFANIQKAILYLMSCNVGEVLTVFMMTMLGWDILMPVQLLWINLVTDTLPAIALGVEPVEPGIMKKKPRGRKSNFFSGGVASSIIYQGILEGILVLGAYQFGLHVGPHVGNAAMQHADALTMAFLTLGLIQLFHAFNSKFIHKSIFRGQTFENKWFNGAIIISALVMAAVEIPFLTKIFDVTELDGMQWLVVIIAGLLMIIIVEIVKFFERRTARK is encoded by the coding sequence TTGAAAGAGAAGTACTATGCTCAAGATATTTCTCAAATCGAGAAAGAACTACATACATCACTAGATAATGGGCTGTCTGATGATGAAGCTAAGAAACGATTAGCTTCAGAGGGGCCTAATTCTTTAGCATCAAAGAAAAAACGCAGTATGTTCATGCGCTTCATTGATCAATTTAAGGATTTTATGATCATTGTCTTGATTGTAGCCGCAGTTTTATCAGGAGTTGTGGCAAATGAGTGGACGGATGCAGCAATTATTATGATTGTTGTCTTGCTAAATGCAATTTTAGGCGTAATTCAAGAAGCCAGATCAGAAGCCGCAATTGATGCCTTGAAAGAAATGTCGACGCCGAATGCACATGTAAGACGCGGAGGAGCAATTCTAGAGATTCCAAGTACTGACATTGTGCCGGGTGATGTTGTGCTACTTGAAGCAGGAGACGTTGTTCCTGCTGATATGCGTTTAGCTAAGACAGCTAGTTTAAAAGTTGAAGAGTCTGCTTTGACTGGTGAATCAGTTCCGGTTGAAAAAGATAGCGACATCTTAAAAGCTGATGATGTAGCTTTAGGTGACCGCGTTAATATGGCTTATGCCAATACTAATGTAACTTATGGCCGAGCAGAAGGTATTGTAGTTGGAACTGGAATGAAGACTGAAGTCGGTAAAATTGCGACAATGTTAAACAATGCCGATGAAACAGCTACTCCATTAAAGGAAAACTTAAATCAACTTGGTAAGACATTAACCATCATGATTTTAGCAATTTGTGTAATTGTCTTTGTCGTGGGGATGTTTACCAAGCAAGGAAGCGAGCCAACTAATAAGTTAATTATTGACATGTTCTTAGTTGCTGTTTCCTTAGCTGTTGCTGCAATTCCAGAAGGTTTACCGGCAATTGTAACGATTATTTTAGCTCTTGGCACGCAAACGATGGCTAAGCATAGGGCGATTGTTAGAAAGCTACCTGCTGTTGAAACTTTAGGTGCAACAGATATTATTTGTTCTGATAAAACCGGTACTTTAACGCAAAATCAAATGACTGTTGAAAAAGTTTACTATGATGGTGAACTTCATAATGATGAAGAGGCAGTTAAGGTAGATAATCCAGCTATGATGGCCATGATTTTGGCTAACGACACTAAAATTGAAGATGGTGGACGGCTTTTAGGAGATCCAACTGAAACAGCTTTGATTCAATATGCTTTTGATCAAAACGTCAAAGTTGAAGATTTACTCAAGAAAGATAGCCGTGTTCAAGAAGTTCCTTTTGATTCAGAGAGAAAATTAATGTCGACGGTTAACCATTATGGTGATAAATTCTTTGTTGCTGTGAAGGGTGCACCTGACGAATTATTAAAACGTGTAACTAAGATCGAAAAAAAGGGTCAAGTAACGCCAGTTTCTGACAGTGAAAAGGAAAACATCTTAGCTTCTAACAAGAATATGGCTGAACAAGCCTTACGTGTTTTGGGACTGGCTTACAAGATTGTGGATAAGGCTTATGACGATCCAACTACTAATAACGTTGAGCAAGATTTAATTTTTGCTGGTTTAGTCGGAATGATCGATCCAGAAAGACCAGAGGCTAAAGCCGCTGTCGCAGAAGCCAAGAGTGCTGGTATTAGAACAGTTATGATTACTGGTGACCACCAAATCACTGCTGCTGCAATTGCTTCTCGTTTAGGTATATTAGAAACAGGTTCAGACAAAGATAAGTCCGTAATTACAGGTGCTGAACTTGATAAATTGTCAGATGATTACTTTAACAAGCACGTTCAAGACTATAGCGTTTATGCTCGTGTATCTCCTGAAAATAAGGTTAGAATTGTTAAAGCTTGGCAGGCAAATAATAAGATCGTTGCAATGACTGGGGACGGGGTAAATGACGCACCTAGTCTAAAGCAGGCTGATATTGGTATTGGTATGGGAATTACTGGTACTGAAGTATCAAAGGGTGCAGCAGATATGGTATTAGCCGATGATAACTTTGCGACAATCGTTGAAGCAATCAAGCAAGGACGTAAGGTATTTGCTAATATTCAAAAGGCGATCCTTTATCTAATGAGTTGTAACGTTGGTGAAGTTTTGACAGTCTTTATGATGACGATGCTTGGTTGGGATATCTTAATGCCAGTGCAATTGTTGTGGATTAACTTAGTCACTGATACTTTACCAGCAATTGCCTTGGGTGTTGAACCAGTTGAGCCAGGAATTATGAAGAAGAAACCACGTGGTAGAAAGTCAAACTTCTTTAGTGGCGGTGTTGCAAGTTCGATTATTTACCAAGGTATTTTAGAAGGTATTTTAGTTTTAGGTGCATATCAGTTTGGTTTACATGTCGGACCTCACGTTGGAAACGCAGCTATGCAACATGCAGATGCTTTAACTATGGCCTTCCTTACTTTAGGCTTAATTCAGTTGTTCCATGCCTTTAACTCTAAATTTATTCACAAGTCAATCTTTAGAGGGCAAACATTTGAAAATAAGTGGTTCAACGGAGCAATTATTATTTCTGCTTTAGTTATGGCTGCAGTAGAAATTCCGTTTTTAACTAAGATTTTTGATGTGACTGAATTAGATGGGATGCAATGGTTGGTTGTAATTATTGCAGGACTTTTGATGATTATCATTGTTGAAATCGTTAAATTCTTTGAAAGACGGACTGCTAGAAAATAA
- a CDS encoding CDP-glycerol--glycerophosphate glycerophosphotransferase, with protein sequence MKSLFFRLYLWGISLLASLRPIKEKNIVILNGSGRSGSNGYLFYKYIKANHPDYNITLVEPWPSSHLSWETWKKIGAAKYVITTHQPFKARSAQVNIQFWHGVPLKRMGFMAHNTHYRDNKRNQKLWHKNADLVASSSDLYESLMSACMAIEGKKYQKLGFPRIDYINHPAISKEKLLVDLFKTRDDQAQIGIYMPTFRYELEDPLVMEKIKQGNYFAFQDFDPYKLNDALKAKHQYLIVKLHPYEMRMFEDFNSQFSNIAFLNNDYLFKNDLDLYELLGNTDFLITDFSSIYFDYLYLDKPIIFITNYLKQYEKVRGLLLSPYEDVTPGPCVNSQEEFLQVLRHPDDHQYKNQRFYWRELIDEVDNLDSCEPIFNYMTKKF encoded by the coding sequence ATGAAAAGTTTATTTTTTCGCTTGTACTTATGGGGAATAAGCTTACTTGCAAGTCTTCGCCCAATTAAAGAAAAGAATATTGTTATCTTGAATGGCTCAGGCAGATCTGGCTCAAACGGCTATTTATTTTATAAATACATTAAGGCTAATCATCCAGACTACAACATTACCTTAGTTGAACCTTGGCCATCTTCTCACTTATCCTGGGAAACCTGGAAGAAAATTGGTGCAGCTAAATATGTGATTACTACTCATCAACCTTTTAAAGCACGTTCTGCTCAAGTTAATATTCAGTTCTGGCATGGCGTACCTTTAAAACGTATGGGCTTTATGGCTCACAATACACACTATCGTGATAATAAGCGTAACCAAAAGCTATGGCATAAAAATGCAGACCTGGTAGCTTCAAGCTCTGATCTCTACGAAAGTTTAATGAGTGCCTGTATGGCAATTGAAGGTAAAAAATATCAAAAGCTTGGTTTCCCTAGAATTGATTACATTAATCATCCAGCAATCTCTAAGGAAAAATTATTAGTAGATTTATTTAAAACTAGGGATGATCAAGCTCAAATAGGAATCTACATGCCAACTTTTCGTTATGAGCTTGAAGATCCATTGGTTATGGAAAAAATAAAGCAAGGAAATTATTTTGCTTTTCAAGATTTTGATCCTTATAAATTAAATGATGCATTAAAAGCAAAGCATCAGTATTTAATCGTGAAGCTTCATCCTTATGAAATGCGGATGTTTGAAGACTTTAACAGTCAATTTTCAAACATCGCCTTCTTAAATAATGATTATTTATTTAAAAATGATCTCGACTTATACGAGCTGCTTGGAAATACTGATTTCTTAATTACTGATTTTTCATCAATTTATTTTGATTATTTGTACTTAGATAAGCCAATTATTTTTATTACCAATTATTTAAAACAGTACGAAAAAGTACGTGGTTTATTATTGAGTCCATACGAGGATGTTACACCCGGTCCGTGTGTTAATTCACAAGAGGAATTTTTACAAGTTTTGAGGCATCCTGATGATCATCAATACAAAAATCAACGTTTTTATTGGCGTGAGTTAATTGATGAAGTTGATAATCTTGATTCTTGCGAGCCTATCTTCAATTACATGACAAAGAAATTTTAG
- a CDS encoding SprT family protein, which translates to MNQTELQKLVEEISLKYFYLPFRHEVKINNRMTTTGGRYFLNDHHIDINGHFLDEKYRSDLVGIIKHELTHYHLHLAGLGYQHRNRDFKNLLARVGGSRYTPDIGLRRRQVKNYLYECEDCHFQYPRVRKVNTRKYRCGRCGGRLKLVRRNK; encoded by the coding sequence ATGAATCAAACAGAATTACAAAAATTAGTAGAAGAAATTTCATTAAAATATTTTTACCTTCCTTTCAGGCATGAAGTTAAGATTAATAATCGCATGACGACAACTGGAGGAAGATATTTTCTAAATGACCATCATATTGATATTAATGGTCATTTTTTAGATGAAAAATATCGCTCAGACTTAGTGGGAATAATTAAGCATGAGTTGACGCATTATCATTTACACTTAGCGGGACTAGGCTATCAGCACCGCAATCGTGATTTTAAGAACTTATTAGCTCGTGTTGGTGGTAGTCGTTATACACCTGACATTGGGTTAAGACGCAGGCAAGTTAAAAACTATCTTTATGAATGTGAAGACTGCCATTTTCAATATCCTCGTGTTCGTAAAGTAAATACAAGAAAATATCGCTGCGGCAGATGTGGTGGTAGACTAAAATTAGTTAGAAGAAATAAGTAA
- a CDS encoding oligosaccharide flippase family protein, which yields MKRTFLNILYNAVYQIFLVLVPLITVPYLSRVLGPKTYGIYGSVNNTVQFLMVFCTLSVSYIGIRTVSRTRTYGTPQELTEAFWGLWYFQAIAGLVTILITLLITNIFHIQYWNYLILMIPYLISAQVDISWFFQGLADFGRVVLKNTAVKLASVVLILLLIKSPADLWKYFLIMSVSTMLGSFVFWLDIHRYVGKPVNRFYKYKTTIVSIITLMIPQIATQIYTSLDKPILGFFSNSTQVAFYDNSQRISNMILGVITSISLVIMPKMASEEKEMQKIVLKKSLEATTMLGTLFAVIIMANTKQFVPFFFGKKFIPMTPLMFFFALTIIMIPMGGVFANQFALANRRDKEYAIPVVIGALIEVVLAALLDRPYGASGATVAILITEFVVLILRLWIVRDDYSFKNAFSDVPKYFLIGIITLIAGMLMPNLISSSFLNMAVKSILMLIIYAGIMFMMKLDFNQDIMDFITRFLRKVKR from the coding sequence GTGAAGCGAACTTTTCTTAATATTTTATATAATGCGGTCTATCAAATCTTTCTAGTTTTAGTGCCGCTAATTACAGTTCCATATTTATCTCGTGTTTTAGGACCTAAGACTTATGGTATTTATGGTAGTGTAAATAATACTGTGCAATTTCTAATGGTATTTTGCACCTTGTCAGTTTCCTATATTGGAATTCGAACTGTTTCTCGAACCAGAACTTATGGTACGCCTCAGGAATTGACAGAAGCTTTCTGGGGATTATGGTATTTCCAAGCAATTGCTGGTTTGGTGACTATTTTAATTACTTTACTGATTACCAATATTTTTCATATTCAATACTGGAACTACTTAATCTTAATGATTCCATATTTGATTTCTGCCCAGGTCGATATTTCTTGGTTCTTTCAAGGTTTAGCTGATTTTGGTCGGGTAGTGTTAAAAAATACTGCTGTTAAGTTAGCTAGTGTGGTTTTGATTTTATTATTAATTAAGTCACCAGCTGATCTTTGGAAGTATTTTTTAATTATGTCAGTTTCGACAATGCTTGGATCTTTTGTCTTTTGGCTTGACATTCATCGCTATGTAGGAAAACCAGTCAATCGTTTTTACAAATATAAGACAACGATTGTTTCAATCATTACCTTAATGATTCCGCAGATAGCAACGCAGATTTATACCTCGCTTGATAAGCCAATCCTAGGTTTTTTTAGCAATTCAACACAAGTTGCCTTTTATGATAATTCGCAGCGAATTTCTAATATGATCTTAGGAGTAATTACTAGTATTTCTTTAGTCATCATGCCGAAGATGGCTAGCGAAGAAAAAGAAATGCAGAAAATTGTCTTAAAAAAGTCGCTTGAAGCAACGACGATGCTTGGAACCTTATTCGCAGTCATTATTATGGCTAATACTAAGCAATTTGTGCCATTCTTCTTTGGTAAGAAATTTATTCCAATGACGCCTTTGATGTTCTTTTTTGCCTTAACGATCATCATGATTCCGATGGGGGGAGTATTTGCTAATCAGTTTGCGCTGGCTAACAGAAGAGATAAGGAATACGCCATTCCAGTTGTGATTGGGGCGCTTATCGAAGTTGTCTTAGCAGCGCTACTTGATCGACCATATGGAGCTAGTGGAGCAACAGTCGCAATTCTAATTACGGAATTTGTAGTTCTAATTTTGCGGCTTTGGATTGTGAGAGATGATTATAGTTTTAAAAATGCATTTAGCGACGTGCCAAAGTATTTCTTAATTGGAATAATTACGTTAATTGCAGGGATGCTTATGCCTAACCTAATTAGTTCAAGTTTTTTGAACATGGCAGTTAAATCAATTTTGATGTTAATTATTTATGCTGGAATTATGTTTATGATGAAGTTAGACTTTAATCAAGATATCATGGACTTTATAACTCGCTTTCTTAGAAAGGTAAAAAGATGA